CGAAGGAAGTAGAACTCTCGAGGTGGAACCAAAGGTGAAAGTATGTGCTGCTGTTCATACATCTGCATTTTGCTTATATTagcttaattaaaaataaaaaataaataagaaaactgACGAAACCACACTATCATACCAGCAGCAAGGCTCCATTTGGGTTTCCTAAAGCTCCAGTTTCAACAACTTGAATTAGGCGTGCTTTGGTAACAACTGTTGGATACAGATCCGCCCATTTACTCTGCACAATCGAAAGGAATTTCTTCAATTCATTCCTAGCATGTATAATGTAATGAGAACTGGGGCTAATTCTCACTTACTGGATCTAGGAACATTTCAACCAATGTCAGCGCATCTAATGGCACAGTCCCTGAACTCTTCGATGATTCAATACGTGCATTTGATGTGTTGAAATGATATGGCCTAGGGAACAGTTTGTCATAGCTATGACGATGAATGGTCAATCTTCCATCAGGATTAGTCTGAGTCCACAAAGGAAAGTGGATCCGCATAAGCTTTAACAACTCATCACAGGCACCAGTAGCGGTCTCAGACATGAGTGCCTTGTCCATTTCTGGAATTCCAATATGCTGGACAGGCAATGAAATACCATCCGACAGTCCAGCATTTAGATCCAGACCAAGAGCAGGGCATCCTAATCTTTGATTTGGAGCATCTGCTGCCATAATATCCATTGAAGCACCATGGATAGGACGAATCAATTGATCAACAGGGGAAATTGGTTTTCCTATGAATCCGGAAAGAAGTGCAGACACCTTTTCATGCTGCAAAACagttaaacaagttaaatacaatTTGTGGATGAAAATTATCAAACAGATGGTGTGCTAACTAACCTCTTCTTTCAGCTTAGCATTTTCCATCTGAAGTTTCTGCAAGCTTCGTTGACGTTCGTCCTTACCACATGGAGGACCTCCACAAGCTGGGCATATCACATTCTTCAATGCCTCCATGATAGCCATGTTTTCGCATTGCATTCTTTCGTTTTCTGATCGAAGAACCGAATTGTCTGCTCTGTCACTTTGAGACTGCACAGAGAAAATGGGAGAATGAATTTATTTGATAAATGATAAAGAAgcaatcaaaagaaaaagaagatacCTTCGTTTGAGTTCTTTTATTCTGAAACCAGAACTTGACCTGTTTGGGCTCCAGGTTCAGATCATTACTTAGCTGACGCCTCTGGTTTTCATCTGGATGTGGACAATCCTTGAAAAATCTGTCATCAATGGAAATTTCCATTAATCATATTTTGAGAGGATCCATTCAAGTATACAAACACTAATCAAATATCATAACGTGATGCATACAATTCTGATAAAATCAAATATCATAACGTAATGCATACAATTCTGATAAAATCAAATATCATGAACCAAAAACctttcaaaatcaaaatcaaatattaGAAGAGAGAGAGTTTTACGCTTCAAGCAGCTGAGTTTGGTGATTGGTATGGCGATGATAAGGTTTCTTCCCACCACCACCAGAACCAGAAGCAGAACCACCCATCTCCATTCCCTTCTTCAccaaaaatcaatcaaatattattttcgTTTATTGTTTAGGGTTAAGGTTTCTCATTGTGAATGACATATATACTGTGAATGAAAACATGAACCAAATCAAAGACAACTAAGATTTGATATCTCAATTGCTGTTTTTCCCCTTTTGGATTCTGCatcagattttttatttttttcttcatacAAAAAAAACCCAATATGCATACCTATCATCACTCCATAAATATTAATTGGCTttatacatcatttgcccctcaACTTCTCCACAATGCTTGATTGGTCCTTCAACTTTCAAAATGTTCCGATagctccctcaacttgcttaaaatgttgAGTTATCGccctaaacttgcgtaaaatgtaatcaatcaaCCACtcgattacaaaaaaaaataaactgtaGGCGGAAGGTGTGTGTTGCATAcgtcttagaatattattacataattcacagaaTAGATTAAATAAAATGTTCTTATTAGTGCAACTGTAAAACTTATCTTTTCTAATACTAGAACATCCCGACCttggttgttttattttttttaagacatgtaaaatacatttttcgtatttaacttacttttttttgtaaacgAGTGATTGATTGATTAGATTTTACACAAGTTTATGGGGGCTAATTggatattttatgcaaattgaggGGGCTattggaacactttgaaagttcatggggtcaatcaaactttttggacaagttcaggaggcaaatgatgtattaagtcatattaattttattagtaCAAAACGTAACCTCCAGAGGTTGGCGGCCGGCTCCGACGACGGGAATCTCTCCATCTTCGACCCGCGAGAgccagcttcttcatctttcacTTGTAATCATTGATACTGGGCTTTTCATTGAGTCGTTTGATGAAGAAACACGCCCAGCAacaaatcaattgaatttcatCTTTTTTTCTAAATCTAATCTTAGCTGACTTACTACCATCTTTGTTAATTATGTTATCACAAATGATTATATACAGTTGAATTGATAAATGAAGAAAGCAGTTAAAAATCAAACAAACCCAATACCATAAATGAATTTACCCAGAGAAAAAAAAGGGTAGACAACATATAATACAGGGCAAACCCAGAGAATAAGCTGAATCATTAAACTAGACTAACCcagatgcaaaaaaaaaacgcCCAAATTCAGCAATCAAACAGTGCAAAATCCACAAAATGCAAAGAAAAAAAGGCAATCAAGCACCTTAGGATTAATGGTAGCAAGAGAAACATGAGGAGCCATGGAGgaggaaggaggaggaggagaagaagacaAGAAACGCGAAAGGGAAGAGGAAAAAGGACAGAGCAAGATATGATCTTGATGGTGGTGGTGATAAAGATGTGAATGGGTGAGATGGAAATTAACTGAAGAAGATCATCAATGTTTACAACTCGCAGGAATAGGTTGAACGTCAATCCATtgatctttttattttcttatgttgaattgatttagagagagaaaaattaaaagagaagagaaaaaaaaaataattaaagagagatggagaggaatgtgtatttgatttttatttttaattttggggtttttttttgtgataattagataataacgggtgttaatttataaaataaataaatataaggaccaaattaattatttttcttttgacttttaacaccgttagtcaattttgtatGTGTTTACTAACGGAAtaaagtacatggtaccactttgcaaacttttaaaccgcatgggtgcagttcgaaaatgggccaaaccacaaggtttatttttgtacttttccctattttTTATTCCAAATTTCTCCctcccatatttataattcatCTGTGTCACATTTCacgtaaaaaaaacaaaaaatgtgCAATACGGTAGAAACGTGGAATTCGTAAAAGCGGAAAAAACCCAATATAACGgtaaaatgcgaaaaatgaaaaaaatatgaaaatttgttaGAACATGAAAACGTAAAAATGGTGAAACcgagaaaaatatgaaaaacaaaaaaaaatgaagagcGCGAAAAAACGTGGAACACGGTAAAAACGCAATATGTCCCTCTTCCTTTTCCCTTTCTTAATGTTTTTGGGTTTGCATTCAATCTGATTTCTGTGAATAAGCTTACTCATTCACTTAACTGTTTGATCTCATTTTTCCCTGATCTTTGTTTGTTTCAAGATGTATGACGAAGCAAATTATTAGTAGTGGACGAGAATCATGCAGTCTTTACATATTGGATAGAACTGTTAGAAGACATGTTTTGTGTTCTAATTTAtcaataccttttgatgaacattATCGATAGGAACATCTCTACCTCAGTTGAAGAATTATTCCTTGGTTTCAGAATTTGTGTAGCTTAGATTGTGAGTCGTGTTATCACAGTTTGTCTTACTCTCCCCAAGTGAATAAAAGGTCAAAATTTCCATTGAAATAGCTCATTCTGATGTTTGGGGGTTCTTATTCGGTTGTGTCAAAACTGGGTTTAAGGTATTTTATAACTTTTGTGGATGATTATTCTCTATCTCTTTGGTTAAATTTAATGAAAAATCGTTATGAATTATTCACTCATTTTATTGCTTTCTGTGTTGAGATTATAGCTCAATTTAATCTTTCGGTTCATACAATACAAAGTGACAATGTTAAATAATACTTTTCTAGACCATTTCAAAATTTGATGATCCAAAATGGTATCCATCATTAATCTTTTTGTGTTGATACACCGTTCTAAAATGGTGTAGTTGAACACAAGAATTGTTATCTTCTTGAAACTACTAGAGCTCTTTTGTTTCAAACACGTGTTCCGAAACACTTTTCAGCTAATGTTGTCTCTACGGCATAATTTCTTATCAACCATGTGCCTTCCTCTATGTTACAAGGTGAGACTATTTACAATACCCCCTTTCCTAACAAACTCATATTTCATGTTCCACCTCGTACTTTTGGAAGTACTTGCTTTGTTCGGGATGTTCATCCACAGATCACTAAACTAGATctaaaagcatttaaatgtgCCTTCCTTGGGTAATGTCGTCTTCAAAAAGGACATCGTTGGTTTTCTCCATCTCTTAGTAAAATATCATGTGTCTTCTGATGTGACGTTTATGGAACATCTTATGTTCTTTCCCGTGTCTTCTTATATATCCACTTCTGATGATGCATTGTTCTATCAAATTCACCATGCTTTGCCTCCTAGCACTAGGGGTATGCAAAATAACTGGTAACCGATTAccaaaccgataaccgaactgaaattttagtttggttcggttattttaatattttggttcagttcggttttaattttggCCTAGTTTGATAATCGGTTATCGATTCGGTTACTGAAAAAATATATCGGTATAACCGATAACCAAACCGAagttattatataaatataaaaaatataattttatttatatatatatatatatatatatatatatataacttataaaatataaaatccaaCTTCTAGAAAATATACtcttatctttatatatataaattttggttcattagtttttaatttcttcaattgtaacTTTTATATAAGAGTATTATTTGAAAACCAATTAAACAAAACATAACATCTAGGAACAGatcaacctttttggacaagttctgGAGGCTAATGATGTATAAAGccatattaattttattagtaCAAAACATAACCTCTAGAAACGAAAAGGGACACGAACACGAAAAATAGAAACGATACTAACTAGAAGTGAAATACGTAAATTAAGAGTTAGGTTTCCTTTTCTAAGaataaaataatcatttttTTCGTTCCATGAAATTTGCATATCGTTGTGATAGAGACTCCTTAATTTAATCTATGAATAGTTAtttcataattaatattttttattccaAATTTCTCCCTCtcatatttataattcattTGTTTCACATTTcacataaaaaacaaaaaatgtgaaataCGGTAAAAACATGGAATTCGTAAAagcagaaaaaaaaattaaaaacggtaaaatgcaaaaaatgaaaaaatatgaaaatttttaaaaacatgaaaacgtgaaaatgGTGAAACCGagcaaaatatgaaaaacaaaaaaatgaagAACGTGAAAAAACGTGGAACACagtaaaaatgcgaaaaatgctaaaaaggGAAAAACGTCAAAAAAATGGTAAAACggtaaaaaatgtgaaaaatgaaaaaaattgtaaaatgtgaaatcgtgaaaaatggagaaaaatttgtaaaatgtaaaaacagaaaaaaaaaatgcaaaaaaaaaacagaacagtgaaaactataaaaatgtgggaaatggtaaaaacgtgaaaacggtaaaaaaaaatggaaaaaccatgaaaattggacaaaaaaaatggtaaaacgGTAAAgtggaaaaacaaaaaaaaaacgtgaaaatacgtaaaatggtaaaaacatgaaaaacgatAAAACAAAATACaacaaatagaaaaaaaaaactcaaaaaacgtaaaaaccggtataaaatgtgaaaaatgtgGCTTTCATATTGTTTCTATTTTTTCGCTTTAtagt
The window above is part of the Euphorbia lathyris chromosome 3, ddEupLath1.1, whole genome shotgun sequence genome. Proteins encoded here:
- the LOC136224386 gene encoding homeobox-leucine zipper protein ROC8-like isoform X1 produces the protein MAPHVSLATINPKKGMEMGGSASGSGGGGKKPYHRHTNHQTQLLEAFFKDCPHPDENQRRQLSNDLNLEPKQVKFWFQNKRTQTKSQSDRADNSVLRSENERMQCENMAIMEALKNVICPACGGPPCGKDERQRSLQKLQMENAKLKEEHEKVSALLSGFIGKPISPVDQLIRPIHGASMDIMAADAPNQRLGCPALGLDLNAGLSDGISLPVQHIGIPEMDKALMSETATGACDELLKLMRIHFPLWTQTNPDGRLTIHRHSYDKLFPRPYHFNTSNARIESSKSSGTVPLDALTLVEMFLDPSKWADLYPTVVTKARLIQVVETGALGNPNGALLLMYEQQHILSPLVPPREFYFLRLCQQAERGSWVIADISYDCFQETNLPSRAWKLPSGCMIQEMPNGCSKVTWVEHVEVDDKIQTHRLYRDLICGKAAYGAERWIVTLERMCERLAFSFLETSPTTEIGVVSSPQGKRSIMKLSQRMVRDFCAMLSMSGKLDFPQMSEANNSGVRVSVRRSCESGQPVGIIVSAATSLWLPLPPLSVFSFFKDEKTRIQWDILSNGNPVHELAHISIGAHQGNRISIIRAMEPYIPTENNMVMLQESCTDDLGSLVVYAPVGLPTMQLLLTGDQDPSIIPILPSGFVISGDGRPQLRNGSGALRQGGSLLTVALQMLVPAPSCSSSSESEDLNMESIATVNTLISSTVQKIKVALNCSDLD